The following are encoded together in the Meriones unguiculatus strain TT.TT164.6M chromosome 16, Bangor_MerUng_6.1, whole genome shotgun sequence genome:
- the LOC132648347 gene encoding zinc finger protein 280B-like: protein MERSFMLCSEEQDPEPQRSLQAPSQAHDEDAELIFVGAEHVNEDAELIFVGMTSNSKPAKSNILNRVTPGSWLKRKHDGLRKCTTQRLRPSSPAVPISETVVVLPASPAESRSSDSPIIIEPLSEPDYKSDSPQVVPSSSSKCSSPLATLSGSKRSPARAALSGGELNESLYVSPCRSTSKGNVVSPGRNVDIVEPSSALSPSGTVHHTSNPQQKRTTFDVPHSSNHFVNGARLSEDSVRAQPHQENGLAEADSPSLASQEAFDPKKGSLTLLLSDFYYGQYQGDGQPDQKTHTTFKCPSCLNSLKNIKFMSHTKHHLELEGQGSGGWGSHTACQHCHRQFTSPVQLECHVACVHTAPDPSRVCRICELSFETDQVLLQHMKDTHKPGEMPYVCQVCKYRSSVFADVETHFRKCHVNTKNLLCPFCLKVFKTGMPYLSHYRGHWQRTGHPCSKCRLRFLTFKEKMEHKTQCHQMFKKPKQLEGLPPETEVVIRVSLEPVQSESVKAASVVVSTTD, encoded by the coding sequence ATGGAGCGGTCATTCATGTTGTGCAGTGAAGAACAAGATCCAGAACCACAGCGGAGTTTACAAGCACCCAGTCAAGCCCACGATGAGGATGCGGAGCTCATCTTTGTAGGGGCGGAGCATGTAAATGAAGATGCTGAACTGATATTTGTAGGAATGACTTCAAATTCAAAACCAGCCAAATCAAACATTCTGAACAGAGTCACCCCAGGTTCATGGTTAAAAAGAAAGCATGATGGGCTTAGAAAATGCACTACTCAAAGATTGCGGCCCTCAAGTCCTGCTGTACCCATATCGGAGACGGTGGTCGTCCTGCCGGCGTCTCCGGCTGAATCAAGATCATCAGATAGTCCTATTATTATTGAGCCTTTGTCCGAACCTGATTATAAAAGCGATTCGCCACAAGTTGTGCCTAGTAGCTCTTCAAAGTGTAGTTCGCCTTTGGCTACACTCTCAGGTTCGAAGCGTAGCCCAGCGAGGGCGGCCCTTTCAGGAGGAGAGCTGAATGAAAGTTTGTACGTATCGCCGTGCCGTTCTACTTCTAAAGGAAATGTCGTAAGCCCTGGACGGAATGTTGACATTGTAGAACCTTCTTCAGCTTTGTCCCCTTCAGGTACTGTGCACCATACCTCAAATCCTCAGCAGAAGAGAACCACCTTTGATGTTCCCCACTCATCAAACCATTTTGTGAATGGAGCCCGTCTCTCAGAGGACTCTGTCCGTGCTCAGCCTCACCAGGAAAATGGATTGGCTGAAGCAGACTCTCCAAGTCTAGCAAGTCAAGAGGCCTTTGACCCCAAGAAAGGAAGTCTGACCCTCTTACTTAGTGACTTCTATTATGGACAGTATCAAGGAGATGGGCAGCCAGACCAGAAGACTCACACAACCTTTAAATGCCCCAGCTGCTTGAACTctctaaaaaatattaaatttatgaGCCACACCAAACATCATTTGGAACTGGAGGGGCAGGGGAGTGGCGGCTGGGGGAGCCACACCGCCTGCCAGCACTGCCACCGGCAGTTCACCTCCCCCGTGCAGCTGGAGTGTCACGTGGCCTGTGTCCACAcggctccagacccttccagggtCTGCAGGATCTGTGAGTTGTCGTTTGAGACCGATCAAGTTCTTCTACAGCACATGAAGGACACTCATAAGCCCGGGGAGATGCCCTATGTGTGCCAGGTCTGTAAGTACAGATCGTCTGTCTTCGCGGATGTGGAGACACACTTCAGGAAGTGCCATGTAAACACTAAGAACTTACTCTGTCCATTTTGTCTTAAAGTTTTCAAAACTGGGATGCCATACCTAAGCCATTACAGGGGCCACTGGCAAAGGACTGGTCACCCGTGCTCCAAGTGTCGGCTGCGGTTCTTGACCTTCAAGGAGAAGATGGAGCACAAGACCCAGTGTCACCAGATGTTTAAGAAGCCTAAGCAGCTGGAAGGGCTGCCTCCCGAGACGGAGGTCGTGATTCGGGTGTCCCTGGAGCCTGTCCA